A genomic stretch from Coffea arabica cultivar ET-39 chromosome 10c, Coffea Arabica ET-39 HiFi, whole genome shotgun sequence includes:
- the LOC113713761 gene encoding uncharacterized protein isoform X4 has protein sequence MVRNMDNYKKLCIELVLSTCLVVSTLAMSTTNFTTDQLALLSLKQHITSDPGGSILGNNWSTAVSVCEWIGVTCSPRHPGRVTQVNISNMGLAGTIPADIGNLSFLVSLDMRNNNFHGVPPERMVNLRRLRYIDLRFNNFVGEVPSWFGFLDKLQSLLLSKNQFSGVIPKQIGNLYKLEHLRMPYNNLEGGIPKEICNLTMLKSLVLCSNHLTGSIPQEIGNLIKLENLCLQFNSLTGSIPIGIFNISALQIFSLVRNHIIGNLPPNFGYALHNLEEFVIGGNNLSGVIPRSISNCSKLARLSLGQNKFTGKVPNSIGDLRLLEVLDLSENDLTSDQSESPELSLITSLTYCKSLTRLALAALCGASRFHVKSCETVAEHRLKHKRNIRIIFVVLGTATVLSAMAFGFLFFRYRKKDIVSSRRNFSSLMSKPRFSYNELFQATDGWNNRNLLGLGSFGSVYKGTFRDGIVLAIKVFNLELEMAFESFDAECEMLSNFRHRNLTKVITCCSNADFKAIVLEYMPNGSLENWLYSQNHFLDATQRLTIMIDVAYALHYLHHGHSTPMVHCDLKPSNILLSQDMVAHLCDFGISKLLSQESSFTYTQTLATCGYVAPEYGSEGLVSTRCDVYSYGIVLMEVFTRKKPNDEMFGENLSLKSWILDSLPNAIVQVIDDQLD, from the exons ATGGTTAGGAATATGGACAACTACAAGAAGTTATGCATTGAACTTGTATTGTCTACTTGTCTGGTAGTATCTACTTTGGCCATGTCCACAACCAACTTCACCACTGATCAGTTAGCCCTTCTTAGCTTGAAACAGCATATAACTTCTGATCCTGGAGGTTCAATCTTGGGAAACAATTGGTCCACTGCAGTCTCCGTCTGCGAGTGGATTGGAGTCACTTGCAGCCCTCGCCATCCGGGCAGAGTTACTCAGGTTAATATTTCGAACATGGGTCTGGCGGGCACCATTCCTGCAGACATAGGAAACCTCTCGTTTCTTGTTTCTCTTGACATGAGAAATAATAACTTTCATGGCGTGCCACCAGAAAGGATGGTTAATTTGCGTCGATTGAGGTACATTGATCTgagattcaacaactttgttGGAGAGGTACCATCATGGTTCGGTTTTTTGGATAAGCTCCAATCCCTGCTTTTATCCAAGAACCAGTTTAGTGGAGTTATACCAAAACAAATTGGGAATCTCTACAAGCTTGAGCACCTGAGAATGCCCTACAACAACTTGGAAG GAGGAATACCAAAAGAGATTTGTAATTTAACCATGCTCAAAAGCTTAGTCTTATGCAGCAACCACCTGACAG GTTCGATTCCACAGGAAATCGGCAACTTGATCAAATTGGAGAATCTTTGCCTTCAATTCAACAGCTTAACTGGTTCGATTCCAATTGGGATATTTAATATTTCGGCCCTGCAGATTTTCTCACTTGTAAGAAATCATATTATTGGCAATCTTCCACCAAACTTTGGTTATGCTCTACACAACTTGGAAGAATTTGTAATTGGTGGGAATAACTTGAGTGGAGTTATACCCAGGTCTATCTCAAACTGTTCAAAACTGGCCAGATTATCCCTTGGTCAGAACAAATTCACTGGCAAAGTTCCCAATTCCATTGGAGATTTAAGACTTCTTGAAGTCCTGGATTTATCTGAGAATGATCTGACGAGTGATCAATCTGAATCTCCAGAGTTGAGCCTCATCACTTCTCTCACATATTGCAAATCTTTAACAAGACTTGCATTGGCAG CATTGTGTGGAGCATCTCGTTTTCATGTCAAATCATGCGAAACTGTTGCTGAGCATAGATTGAAGCACAAGAGGAATATACGGATCATTTttgttgtgttaggaactgcaACTGTACTAAGTGCCATGGCCTTTGGATTCCTTTTCTTCAGATACCGAAAGAAAGATATCGTCTCGAGTCGAAGAAATTTCTCGTCATTGATGTCCAAACCAAGATTTTCATACAATGAACTTTTTCAAGCAACTGATGGTTGGAATAATAGAAATTTACTTGGCTTGGGGAGCTTTGGATCTGTTTACAAAGGTACTTTTCGTGATGGGATAGTTCTGGCTATCAAAGTATTTAATTTGGAACTAGAAATGGCATTTGAGAGCTTCGATGCAGAATGTGAGATGTTGAGCAATTTTCGCCATCGCAATCTAACTAAAGTTATAACTTGTTGCTCTAATGCTGATTTTAAGGCCATAGTGCTTGAATACATGCCTAATGGTAGCCTTGAGAACTGGTTGTATTCCCAGAATCATTTCTTAGATGCTACGCAGAGATTGACTATCATGATTGATGTCGCATATGCACTGCACTATCTTCACCATGGTCATTCAACACCAATGGTCCATTGTGATCTGAAGCCTAGTAATATCTTGCTCAGTCAAGATATGGTTGCACATCTTTGTGATTTTGGTATCTCTAAATTGTTGAGCCAAGAAAGCAGCTTTACATACACTCAAACACTGGCTACATGCGGATATGTTGCACCAG AGTATGGATCTGAAGGACTGGTTTCGACGAGATGTGATGTTTACAGTTATGGAATTGTATTGATGGAAGTATTCACCAGAAAAAAGCCGAATGATGAGATGTTTGGTGAAAATTTGAGCTTGAAGAGTTGGATACTTGATTCTTTGCCAAATGCCATAGTTCAGGTTATAGATGACCAACTTGATTAG
- the LOC113713761 gene encoding uncharacterized protein isoform X1: MVRNMDNYKKLCIELVLSTCLVVSTLAMSTTNFTTDQLALLSLKQHITSDPGGSILGNNWSTAVSVCEWIGVTCSPRHPGRVTQVNISNMGLAGTIPADIGNLSFLVSLDMRNNNFHGVPPERMVNLRRLRYIDLRFNNFVGEVPSWFGFLDKLQSLLLSKNQFSGVIPKQIGNLYKLEHLRMPYNNLEGGIPKEICNLTMLKSLVLCSNHLTGSIPQEIGNLIKLENLCLQFNSLTGSIPIGIFNISALQIFSLVRNHIIGNLPPNFGYALHNLEEFVIGGNNLSGVIPRSISNCSKLARLSLGQNKFTGKVPNSIGDLRLLEVLDLSENDLTSDQSESPELSLITSLTYCKSLTRLALAGNPLNGMLPVTIGNLSNSLEKIYARSCRIRGSIPESIGNLSNLIVLSIFDNALTGSIPSTLKGLQKLQGLLLYDNNIEGTIPTNLCNLPSLSTVDVSHNQISGTIPECIGNLTSLRNLHLGFNRLASSLPRSLWNLKDLLKLNLTSNVLIGSLPPEIGKLEVVMLLDLSVNRFSDSIPSTIGALENVIRLSLARNAIQGSIPESLSYLLSLEFLDLSHNNLSGSIPKSLEALKFLKYFNVSFNDLRGEIPSDGPFQNFNPESFISNAALCGASRFHVKSCETVAEHRLKHKRNIRIIFVVLGTATVLSAMAFGFLFFRYRKKDIVSSRRNFSSLMSKPRFSYNELFQATDGWNNRNLLGLGSFGSVYKGTFRDGIVLAIKVFNLELEMAFESFDAECEMLSNFRHRNLTKVITCCSNADFKAIVLEYMPNGSLENWLYSQNHFLDATQRLTIMIDVAYALHYLHHGHSTPMVHCDLKPSNILLSQDMVAHLCDFGISKLLSQESSFTYTQTLATCGYVAPEYGSEGLVSTRCDVYSYGIVLMEVFTRKKPNDEMFGENLSLKSWILDSLPNAIVQVIDDQLD; the protein is encoded by the exons ATGGTTAGGAATATGGACAACTACAAGAAGTTATGCATTGAACTTGTATTGTCTACTTGTCTGGTAGTATCTACTTTGGCCATGTCCACAACCAACTTCACCACTGATCAGTTAGCCCTTCTTAGCTTGAAACAGCATATAACTTCTGATCCTGGAGGTTCAATCTTGGGAAACAATTGGTCCACTGCAGTCTCCGTCTGCGAGTGGATTGGAGTCACTTGCAGCCCTCGCCATCCGGGCAGAGTTACTCAGGTTAATATTTCGAACATGGGTCTGGCGGGCACCATTCCTGCAGACATAGGAAACCTCTCGTTTCTTGTTTCTCTTGACATGAGAAATAATAACTTTCATGGCGTGCCACCAGAAAGGATGGTTAATTTGCGTCGATTGAGGTACATTGATCTgagattcaacaactttgttGGAGAGGTACCATCATGGTTCGGTTTTTTGGATAAGCTCCAATCCCTGCTTTTATCCAAGAACCAGTTTAGTGGAGTTATACCAAAACAAATTGGGAATCTCTACAAGCTTGAGCACCTGAGAATGCCCTACAACAACTTGGAAG GAGGAATACCAAAAGAGATTTGTAATTTAACCATGCTCAAAAGCTTAGTCTTATGCAGCAACCACCTGACAG GTTCGATTCCACAGGAAATCGGCAACTTGATCAAATTGGAGAATCTTTGCCTTCAATTCAACAGCTTAACTGGTTCGATTCCAATTGGGATATTTAATATTTCGGCCCTGCAGATTTTCTCACTTGTAAGAAATCATATTATTGGCAATCTTCCACCAAACTTTGGTTATGCTCTACACAACTTGGAAGAATTTGTAATTGGTGGGAATAACTTGAGTGGAGTTATACCCAGGTCTATCTCAAACTGTTCAAAACTGGCCAGATTATCCCTTGGTCAGAACAAATTCACTGGCAAAGTTCCCAATTCCATTGGAGATTTAAGACTTCTTGAAGTCCTGGATTTATCTGAGAATGATCTGACGAGTGATCAATCTGAATCTCCAGAGTTGAGCCTCATCACTTCTCTCACATATTGCAAATCTTTAACAAGACTTGCATTGGCAGGTAATCCTCTCAATGGCATGCTCCCTGTCACCATTGGAAATCTTTCTAATTCTCTTGAAAAGATATATGCACGTAGCTGTAGGATCAGAGGTAGCATTCCAGAGAGCATTGGCAACTTAAGCAACTTGATAGTATTGAGCATATTTGACAATGCCTTGACTGGTTCCATCCCTAGTACACTCAAAGGTTTGCAAAAGCTTCAAGGTCTATTACTTTACGACAACAACATCGAAGGAACCATTCCTACCAATCTTTGTAATTTACCAAGTTTGAGTACCGTGGATGTAAGCCATAATCAAATTTCAGGTACCATCCCAGAATGTATAGGTAATCTCACATCTCTAAGGAATCTCCATCTTGGATTCAACAGATTAGCCTCTAGTCTTCCTAGAAGCTTGTGGAATCTCAAGGATCTCTTGAAACTTAACCTAACATCAAATGTCTTAATTGGATCTCTTCCTCCAGAAATTGGAAAGCTAGAGGTTGTAATGTTGTTAGACTTGTCTGTGAATCGTTTCTCGGACAGCATACCTAGTACAATTGGGGCGCTGGAAAATGTGATTCGCCTTTCTTTGGCACGTAATGCCATTCAAGGCTCAATTCCTGAGTCACTTAGTTACTTGTTAAGCCTTGAATTTTTGGACCTGTCGCATAACAACCTTTCTGGTTCAATTCCCAAGTCATTGGAGGCTCTTAAATTTCTCAAGTACTTCAATGTTTCTTTTAATGATTTAAGAGGTGAAATTCCATCTGATGGTCCTTTCCAAAACTTCAATCCTGAATCCTTCATATCCAATGCAGCATTGTGTGGAGCATCTCGTTTTCATGTCAAATCATGCGAAACTGTTGCTGAGCATAGATTGAAGCACAAGAGGAATATACGGATCATTTttgttgtgttaggaactgcaACTGTACTAAGTGCCATGGCCTTTGGATTCCTTTTCTTCAGATACCGAAAGAAAGATATCGTCTCGAGTCGAAGAAATTTCTCGTCATTGATGTCCAAACCAAGATTTTCATACAATGAACTTTTTCAAGCAACTGATGGTTGGAATAATAGAAATTTACTTGGCTTGGGGAGCTTTGGATCTGTTTACAAAGGTACTTTTCGTGATGGGATAGTTCTGGCTATCAAAGTATTTAATTTGGAACTAGAAATGGCATTTGAGAGCTTCGATGCAGAATGTGAGATGTTGAGCAATTTTCGCCATCGCAATCTAACTAAAGTTATAACTTGTTGCTCTAATGCTGATTTTAAGGCCATAGTGCTTGAATACATGCCTAATGGTAGCCTTGAGAACTGGTTGTATTCCCAGAATCATTTCTTAGATGCTACGCAGAGATTGACTATCATGATTGATGTCGCATATGCACTGCACTATCTTCACCATGGTCATTCAACACCAATGGTCCATTGTGATCTGAAGCCTAGTAATATCTTGCTCAGTCAAGATATGGTTGCACATCTTTGTGATTTTGGTATCTCTAAATTGTTGAGCCAAGAAAGCAGCTTTACATACACTCAAACACTGGCTACATGCGGATATGTTGCACCAG AGTATGGATCTGAAGGACTGGTTTCGACGAGATGTGATGTTTACAGTTATGGAATTGTATTGATGGAAGTATTCACCAGAAAAAAGCCGAATGATGAGATGTTTGGTGAAAATTTGAGCTTGAAGAGTTGGATACTTGATTCTTTGCCAAATGCCATAGTTCAGGTTATAGATGACCAACTTGATTAG
- the LOC113713761 gene encoding uncharacterized protein isoform X2 has product MVRNMDNYKKLCIELVLSTCLVVSTLAMSTTNFTTDQLALLSLKQHITSDPGGSILGNNWSTAVSVCEWIGVTCSPRHPGRVTQVNISNMGLAGTIPADIGNLSFLVSLDMRNNNFHGVPPERMVNLRRLRYIDLRFNNFVGEVPSWFGFLDKLQSLLLSKNQFSGVIPKQIGNLYKLEHLRMPYNNLEGGIPKEICNLTMLKSLVLCSNHLTGSIPQEIGNLIKLENLCLQFNSLTGSIPIGIFNISALQIFSLVRNHIIGNLPPNFGYALHNLEEFVIGGNNLSGVIPRSISNCSKLARLSLGQNKFTGKVPNSIGDLRLLEVLDLSENDLTSDQSESPELSLITSLTYCKSLTRLALAGNPLNGMLPVTIGNLSNSLEKIYARSCRIRGSIPESIGNLSNLIVLSIFDNALTGSIPSTLKGLQKLQGLLLYDNNIEGTIPTNLCNLPSLSTVDVSHNQISGTIPECIALCGASRFHVKSCETVAEHRLKHKRNIRIIFVVLGTATVLSAMAFGFLFFRYRKKDIVSSRRNFSSLMSKPRFSYNELFQATDGWNNRNLLGLGSFGSVYKGTFRDGIVLAIKVFNLELEMAFESFDAECEMLSNFRHRNLTKVITCCSNADFKAIVLEYMPNGSLENWLYSQNHFLDATQRLTIMIDVAYALHYLHHGHSTPMVHCDLKPSNILLSQDMVAHLCDFGISKLLSQESSFTYTQTLATCGYVAPEYGSEGLVSTRCDVYSYGIVLMEVFTRKKPNDEMFGENLSLKSWILDSLPNAIVQVIDDQLD; this is encoded by the exons ATGGTTAGGAATATGGACAACTACAAGAAGTTATGCATTGAACTTGTATTGTCTACTTGTCTGGTAGTATCTACTTTGGCCATGTCCACAACCAACTTCACCACTGATCAGTTAGCCCTTCTTAGCTTGAAACAGCATATAACTTCTGATCCTGGAGGTTCAATCTTGGGAAACAATTGGTCCACTGCAGTCTCCGTCTGCGAGTGGATTGGAGTCACTTGCAGCCCTCGCCATCCGGGCAGAGTTACTCAGGTTAATATTTCGAACATGGGTCTGGCGGGCACCATTCCTGCAGACATAGGAAACCTCTCGTTTCTTGTTTCTCTTGACATGAGAAATAATAACTTTCATGGCGTGCCACCAGAAAGGATGGTTAATTTGCGTCGATTGAGGTACATTGATCTgagattcaacaactttgttGGAGAGGTACCATCATGGTTCGGTTTTTTGGATAAGCTCCAATCCCTGCTTTTATCCAAGAACCAGTTTAGTGGAGTTATACCAAAACAAATTGGGAATCTCTACAAGCTTGAGCACCTGAGAATGCCCTACAACAACTTGGAAG GAGGAATACCAAAAGAGATTTGTAATTTAACCATGCTCAAAAGCTTAGTCTTATGCAGCAACCACCTGACAG GTTCGATTCCACAGGAAATCGGCAACTTGATCAAATTGGAGAATCTTTGCCTTCAATTCAACAGCTTAACTGGTTCGATTCCAATTGGGATATTTAATATTTCGGCCCTGCAGATTTTCTCACTTGTAAGAAATCATATTATTGGCAATCTTCCACCAAACTTTGGTTATGCTCTACACAACTTGGAAGAATTTGTAATTGGTGGGAATAACTTGAGTGGAGTTATACCCAGGTCTATCTCAAACTGTTCAAAACTGGCCAGATTATCCCTTGGTCAGAACAAATTCACTGGCAAAGTTCCCAATTCCATTGGAGATTTAAGACTTCTTGAAGTCCTGGATTTATCTGAGAATGATCTGACGAGTGATCAATCTGAATCTCCAGAGTTGAGCCTCATCACTTCTCTCACATATTGCAAATCTTTAACAAGACTTGCATTGGCAGGTAATCCTCTCAATGGCATGCTCCCTGTCACCATTGGAAATCTTTCTAATTCTCTTGAAAAGATATATGCACGTAGCTGTAGGATCAGAGGTAGCATTCCAGAGAGCATTGGCAACTTAAGCAACTTGATAGTATTGAGCATATTTGACAATGCCTTGACTGGTTCCATCCCTAGTACACTCAAAGGTTTGCAAAAGCTTCAAGGTCTATTACTTTACGACAACAACATCGAAGGAACCATTCCTACCAATCTTTGTAATTTACCAAGTTTGAGTACCGTGGATGTAAGCCATAATCAAATTTCAGGTACCATCCCAGAATGTATAG CATTGTGTGGAGCATCTCGTTTTCATGTCAAATCATGCGAAACTGTTGCTGAGCATAGATTGAAGCACAAGAGGAATATACGGATCATTTttgttgtgttaggaactgcaACTGTACTAAGTGCCATGGCCTTTGGATTCCTTTTCTTCAGATACCGAAAGAAAGATATCGTCTCGAGTCGAAGAAATTTCTCGTCATTGATGTCCAAACCAAGATTTTCATACAATGAACTTTTTCAAGCAACTGATGGTTGGAATAATAGAAATTTACTTGGCTTGGGGAGCTTTGGATCTGTTTACAAAGGTACTTTTCGTGATGGGATAGTTCTGGCTATCAAAGTATTTAATTTGGAACTAGAAATGGCATTTGAGAGCTTCGATGCAGAATGTGAGATGTTGAGCAATTTTCGCCATCGCAATCTAACTAAAGTTATAACTTGTTGCTCTAATGCTGATTTTAAGGCCATAGTGCTTGAATACATGCCTAATGGTAGCCTTGAGAACTGGTTGTATTCCCAGAATCATTTCTTAGATGCTACGCAGAGATTGACTATCATGATTGATGTCGCATATGCACTGCACTATCTTCACCATGGTCATTCAACACCAATGGTCCATTGTGATCTGAAGCCTAGTAATATCTTGCTCAGTCAAGATATGGTTGCACATCTTTGTGATTTTGGTATCTCTAAATTGTTGAGCCAAGAAAGCAGCTTTACATACACTCAAACACTGGCTACATGCGGATATGTTGCACCAG AGTATGGATCTGAAGGACTGGTTTCGACGAGATGTGATGTTTACAGTTATGGAATTGTATTGATGGAAGTATTCACCAGAAAAAAGCCGAATGATGAGATGTTTGGTGAAAATTTGAGCTTGAAGAGTTGGATACTTGATTCTTTGCCAAATGCCATAGTTCAGGTTATAGATGACCAACTTGATTAG
- the LOC113713761 gene encoding uncharacterized protein isoform X3 has product MHLSLKLKTWVGLCRFSSGVTMPKQMKIKIGGIPKEICNLTMLKSLVLCSNHLTGSIPQEIGNLIKLENLCLQFNSLTGSIPIGIFNISALQIFSLVRNHIIGNLPPNFGYALHNLEEFVIGGNNLSGVIPRSISNCSKLARLSLGQNKFTGKVPNSIGDLRLLEVLDLSENDLTSDQSESPELSLITSLTYCKSLTRLALAGNPLNGMLPVTIGNLSNSLEKIYARSCRIRGSIPESIGNLSNLIVLSIFDNALTGSIPSTLKGLQKLQGLLLYDNNIEGTIPTNLCNLPSLSTVDVSHNQISGTIPECIGNLTSLRNLHLGFNRLASSLPRSLWNLKDLLKLNLTSNVLIGSLPPEIGKLEVVMLLDLSVNRFSDSIPSTIGALENVIRLSLARNAIQGSIPESLSYLLSLEFLDLSHNNLSGSIPKSLEALKFLKYFNVSFNDLRGEIPSDGPFQNFNPESFISNAALCGASRFHVKSCETVAEHRLKHKRNIRIIFVVLGTATVLSAMAFGFLFFRYRKKDIVSSRRNFSSLMSKPRFSYNELFQATDGWNNRNLLGLGSFGSVYKGTFRDGIVLAIKVFNLELEMAFESFDAECEMLSNFRHRNLTKVITCCSNADFKAIVLEYMPNGSLENWLYSQNHFLDATQRLTIMIDVAYALHYLHHGHSTPMVHCDLKPSNILLSQDMVAHLCDFGISKLLSQESSFTYTQTLATCGYVAPEYGSEGLVSTRCDVYSYGIVLMEVFTRKKPNDEMFGENLSLKSWILDSLPNAIVQVIDDQLD; this is encoded by the exons ATGCACTTGTCATTGAAATTAAAGACTTGGGTAGGCCTCTGTAGGTTCTCCTCGGGAGTAACTATGCCTAAGCAAATGAAAATCAAAATAG GAGGAATACCAAAAGAGATTTGTAATTTAACCATGCTCAAAAGCTTAGTCTTATGCAGCAACCACCTGACAG GTTCGATTCCACAGGAAATCGGCAACTTGATCAAATTGGAGAATCTTTGCCTTCAATTCAACAGCTTAACTGGTTCGATTCCAATTGGGATATTTAATATTTCGGCCCTGCAGATTTTCTCACTTGTAAGAAATCATATTATTGGCAATCTTCCACCAAACTTTGGTTATGCTCTACACAACTTGGAAGAATTTGTAATTGGTGGGAATAACTTGAGTGGAGTTATACCCAGGTCTATCTCAAACTGTTCAAAACTGGCCAGATTATCCCTTGGTCAGAACAAATTCACTGGCAAAGTTCCCAATTCCATTGGAGATTTAAGACTTCTTGAAGTCCTGGATTTATCTGAGAATGATCTGACGAGTGATCAATCTGAATCTCCAGAGTTGAGCCTCATCACTTCTCTCACATATTGCAAATCTTTAACAAGACTTGCATTGGCAGGTAATCCTCTCAATGGCATGCTCCCTGTCACCATTGGAAATCTTTCTAATTCTCTTGAAAAGATATATGCACGTAGCTGTAGGATCAGAGGTAGCATTCCAGAGAGCATTGGCAACTTAAGCAACTTGATAGTATTGAGCATATTTGACAATGCCTTGACTGGTTCCATCCCTAGTACACTCAAAGGTTTGCAAAAGCTTCAAGGTCTATTACTTTACGACAACAACATCGAAGGAACCATTCCTACCAATCTTTGTAATTTACCAAGTTTGAGTACCGTGGATGTAAGCCATAATCAAATTTCAGGTACCATCCCAGAATGTATAGGTAATCTCACATCTCTAAGGAATCTCCATCTTGGATTCAACAGATTAGCCTCTAGTCTTCCTAGAAGCTTGTGGAATCTCAAGGATCTCTTGAAACTTAACCTAACATCAAATGTCTTAATTGGATCTCTTCCTCCAGAAATTGGAAAGCTAGAGGTTGTAATGTTGTTAGACTTGTCTGTGAATCGTTTCTCGGACAGCATACCTAGTACAATTGGGGCGCTGGAAAATGTGATTCGCCTTTCTTTGGCACGTAATGCCATTCAAGGCTCAATTCCTGAGTCACTTAGTTACTTGTTAAGCCTTGAATTTTTGGACCTGTCGCATAACAACCTTTCTGGTTCAATTCCCAAGTCATTGGAGGCTCTTAAATTTCTCAAGTACTTCAATGTTTCTTTTAATGATTTAAGAGGTGAAATTCCATCTGATGGTCCTTTCCAAAACTTCAATCCTGAATCCTTCATATCCAATGCAGCATTGTGTGGAGCATCTCGTTTTCATGTCAAATCATGCGAAACTGTTGCTGAGCATAGATTGAAGCACAAGAGGAATATACGGATCATTTttgttgtgttaggaactgcaACTGTACTAAGTGCCATGGCCTTTGGATTCCTTTTCTTCAGATACCGAAAGAAAGATATCGTCTCGAGTCGAAGAAATTTCTCGTCATTGATGTCCAAACCAAGATTTTCATACAATGAACTTTTTCAAGCAACTGATGGTTGGAATAATAGAAATTTACTTGGCTTGGGGAGCTTTGGATCTGTTTACAAAGGTACTTTTCGTGATGGGATAGTTCTGGCTATCAAAGTATTTAATTTGGAACTAGAAATGGCATTTGAGAGCTTCGATGCAGAATGTGAGATGTTGAGCAATTTTCGCCATCGCAATCTAACTAAAGTTATAACTTGTTGCTCTAATGCTGATTTTAAGGCCATAGTGCTTGAATACATGCCTAATGGTAGCCTTGAGAACTGGTTGTATTCCCAGAATCATTTCTTAGATGCTACGCAGAGATTGACTATCATGATTGATGTCGCATATGCACTGCACTATCTTCACCATGGTCATTCAACACCAATGGTCCATTGTGATCTGAAGCCTAGTAATATCTTGCTCAGTCAAGATATGGTTGCACATCTTTGTGATTTTGGTATCTCTAAATTGTTGAGCCAAGAAAGCAGCTTTACATACACTCAAACACTGGCTACATGCGGATATGTTGCACCAG AGTATGGATCTGAAGGACTGGTTTCGACGAGATGTGATGTTTACAGTTATGGAATTGTATTGATGGAAGTATTCACCAGAAAAAAGCCGAATGATGAGATGTTTGGTGAAAATTTGAGCTTGAAGAGTTGGATACTTGATTCTTTGCCAAATGCCATAGTTCAGGTTATAGATGACCAACTTGATTAG
- the LOC113714490 gene encoding abscisic stress-ripening protein 3 produces the protein MAEEEKHHHHHLFHHKKEGEEENIVDEAAAHKYEKEEKHHKHLEKVGELGAAAAGAYALHEKHEAKKDPEHAHRHKIEEEIGASLAVGAGGFAVHEHHEKKEAKKEEEKAEGKHHHHLF, from the exons ATGGCGGAGGAGGAGaagcaccaccaccaccaccttttCCACCACAAGAAGGAGGGGGAGGAGGAGAACATAGTTGATGAGGCGGCAGCTCATAAATATGAGAAAGAAGAGAAGCACCACAAACATCTTGAGAAGGTTGGGGAGCTCGGTGCTGCTGCTGCTGGAGCCTACGCCTTG CACGAGAAGCACGAAGCAAAGAAGGACCCTGAGCATGCCCACAGGCACAAGATAGAGGAAGAGATTGGTGCATCACTTGCAGTTGGTGCTGGTGGATTTGCAGTCCACGAGCATCATGAGAAGAAAGAAGctaaaaaagaagaggaaaaagccGAGGGAAAGCACCATCACCACCTCTTCTAA